A genome region from Rhodopseudomonas boonkerdii includes the following:
- a CDS encoding FAD-dependent oxidoreductase — translation MNQTTYASHAESGVANSPISIIGAGIAGAWQALLLAKAGHSVTLYERDNAEMREATTHWGGGMLAPWCEAEVSEPVISRLGLRALELWRQELPDTPFNGSLVVAHPRDRADFERFAKMTSGYTRLDAAGVADIEPSLEGRFRDGLFYPGEGHVEPRLVLPELHRRITAAGGIIKYNCEAKADDLDGLVIDCRGLYAREQDETTRLRGVKGEIVIVETDEVQLSRPIRLMHPRWPLYVIPRANNRFMLGATSIESEDRGVSVRSALELLGAAYAVHPAFAEARILEFGSGLRPAFPDNLPKIAISQPVGNKNRIAVNGLYRHGFLLAPALAELTLNYVQRGAIDNEVMQCK, via the coding sequence ATGAATCAGACGACGTATGCGTCGCACGCCGAATCGGGCGTTGCGAACTCCCCTATATCCATCATTGGCGCGGGTATCGCTGGTGCGTGGCAGGCTTTGCTGCTGGCCAAGGCCGGCCACAGCGTCACGCTCTATGAGCGCGACAATGCCGAGATGCGCGAAGCCACCACCCATTGGGGCGGCGGCATGCTGGCGCCCTGGTGCGAGGCCGAAGTCTCCGAACCCGTGATCTCGCGGCTCGGCCTGCGCGCGCTGGAGCTGTGGCGGCAGGAGCTGCCCGACACGCCGTTCAACGGTTCCCTCGTCGTCGCGCATCCACGCGACCGCGCGGACTTCGAGCGCTTCGCCAAAATGACTTCGGGCTATACGCGGCTCGACGCTGCCGGTGTGGCCGACATCGAGCCATCGCTGGAAGGTCGTTTTCGCGACGGCCTGTTCTATCCCGGCGAAGGCCATGTGGAGCCGCGCCTGGTGCTGCCCGAACTGCATCGGCGCATTACCGCCGCCGGCGGCATCATCAAGTATAATTGCGAAGCCAAGGCCGACGACCTCGACGGTCTCGTGATCGACTGCCGCGGTCTCTATGCGCGCGAGCAGGACGAGACGACGAGACTGCGCGGCGTCAAGGGCGAGATCGTCATCGTCGAGACCGACGAGGTTCAGCTCTCGCGCCCGATCCGCCTGATGCATCCACGCTGGCCGCTTTATGTGATCCCGCGCGCCAACAACCGCTTCATGCTGGGCGCGACCTCCATCGAGAGCGAGGATCGCGGCGTCAGCGTGCGTTCGGCGCTGGAGCTGCTGGGTGCTGCCTATGCGGTGCATCCGGCCTTCGCCGAGGCGCGCATTCTCGAATTCGGTTCGGGACTTCGTCCGGCTTTCCCCGACAACCTGCCGAAGATTGCGATCTCTCAGCCTGTTGGCAACAAGAACAGAATCGCGGTCAACGGCCTCTATCGCCACGGCTTCCTGCTGGCGCCCG
- a CDS encoding transglycosylase SLT domain-containing protein: MTRFPAILAAACAFAAIPQLAYAQQRADYQAMAASHARDNGVPEALVHRVIMRESKYNPGLIGRGGTIGLMQIKLATARGVGYSGTAEGLRDPNTNLTYGIKYLAGAYRAAHGDHNRAVRYYAGGYYYVAKRQRQEVSAPPHQPIFAREAERLKKQEAAQAAQASAAPVEAPKP, encoded by the coding sequence ATGACCCGTTTTCCTGCCATTCTGGCGGCGGCCTGCGCCTTCGCCGCCATTCCGCAACTCGCTTATGCACAGCAGCGCGCCGACTATCAGGCCATGGCGGCCTCCCATGCCAGGGACAACGGCGTTCCCGAAGCGCTGGTGCACCGCGTCATCATGCGCGAGAGCAAGTACAATCCCGGCCTGATCGGCCGTGGCGGCACTATCGGCCTCATGCAGATCAAGCTCGCGACCGCCCGCGGCGTCGGCTACAGCGGCACCGCCGAGGGTCTGCGCGATCCCAACACCAATCTCACTTACGGCATCAAATATCTCGCCGGCGCCTATCGCGCCGCCCATGGCGATCACAACCGCGCGGTGCGCTATTACGCGGGGGGCTACTACTACGTCGCCAAGCGTCAGCGCCAGGAAGTTTCCGCGCCGCCGCATCAACCGATTTTCGCGCGGGAAGCCGAGCGGCTGAAGAAGCAGGAAGCCGCACAGGCAGCGCAGGCCAGCGCCGCGCCTGTCGAGGCGCCCAAGCCCTGA
- a CDS encoding ATP-binding protein, whose protein sequence is MKLLNVLNLRRISGQIAALVVASIVAIHIIIGVGFAILRPDQPVQPDRGHGELVAMAKLLSATPAGERPDLLARMQRTFPGFDLRREPGGIVPSADADQRSEVFPFRRMNRLMGRDARAVPLTGDRIGIELADGQAFSVSEIPERRPRPFWGGPVFVTLAFAVITLTLLGLWAARMLAEPLSSFAKTAEEFSLSGTAAPLPERGPEEIRAVARALNRMRERITALIDDRTKMLAAISHDLRTPITRLRLRSEFIEDEGNRRHMLRDLDQMRAMLEAVLSFLRNDRRLEELTLTDIATTLQLIADQFADIGHMVTYQGPSHAMAMARPDDLHRAVTNLVENAVKFGGEAAITLVMSKDGAMIDIADDGPGISDAQKNAMLQPFVRGDDARNMDHEAAGFGLGLSIARAIALAHGGELTLRDRQPQGLIVRITLPAPDSGKAAA, encoded by the coding sequence ATGAAACTGCTGAACGTCCTCAACCTGCGGCGGATCAGCGGCCAGATCGCCGCGCTGGTGGTTGCGTCGATCGTCGCCATTCACATTATCATCGGCGTGGGCTTCGCGATCCTGCGGCCGGATCAGCCCGTACAGCCGGATCGCGGCCACGGTGAACTGGTGGCCATGGCGAAGCTGCTGTCGGCGACGCCGGCCGGCGAACGACCGGATCTGCTTGCGCGCATGCAGCGGACCTTCCCCGGCTTCGATCTGCGCCGGGAGCCGGGCGGTATAGTCCCGAGCGCCGATGCCGACCAGCGCAGCGAGGTGTTTCCGTTCCGCCGTATGAACCGCCTGATGGGGCGCGATGCGCGCGCGGTGCCGCTGACCGGCGACCGCATCGGCATCGAACTCGCCGACGGCCAGGCATTCTCGGTGAGCGAAATACCGGAACGCCGGCCACGTCCGTTCTGGGGCGGCCCGGTGTTCGTCACTCTCGCCTTCGCCGTGATAACGCTGACGCTGCTCGGCCTGTGGGCTGCGCGGATGCTGGCGGAGCCGCTGTCGTCCTTTGCGAAGACGGCAGAGGAATTCAGCCTCAGCGGCACCGCCGCGCCGCTGCCCGAGCGTGGACCGGAAGAAATCCGCGCCGTCGCCCGCGCACTCAACCGCATGCGCGAGCGCATCACCGCGCTCATCGACGACCGCACCAAGATGCTCGCCGCCATCAGCCACGATCTGCGCACACCAATCACACGGCTGCGGCTGCGTTCGGAATTCATCGAGGACGAGGGCAATCGCCGGCACATGCTGCGCGATCTCGACCAGATGCGTGCGATGCTGGAGGCGGTGCTGTCGTTCCTCCGCAACGACCGCCGGCTGGAGGAGCTGACGCTCACCGACATCGCCACTACGCTGCAACTGATCGCCGACCAGTTCGCCGATATCGGCCATATGGTGACCTATCAGGGCCCCTCCCATGCGATGGCGATGGCCCGGCCCGACGACCTGCATCGCGCGGTGACCAATCTCGTGGAGAATGCCGTGAAGTTCGGCGGCGAGGCGGCGATCACGCTGGTGATGTCAAAGGATGGCGCGATGATCGATATTGCCGACGATGGTCCGGGCATTTCCGACGCACAGAAGAACGCGATGCTGCAGCCCTTCGTGCGCGGCGACGATGCGCGGAACATGGATCACGAAGCGGCAGGGTTTGGGCTCGGCCTCTCCATCGCCCGCGCCATTGCGCTGGCGCATGGTGGTGAGCTGACGTTGCGGGACCGCCAGCCGCAAGGCCTGATCGTGCGGATTACATTGCCAGCGCCGGATAGCGGAAAGGCGGCGGCATAG
- a CDS encoding response regulator, with the protein MANPSHILVVEDDRETRTLIAKYLRTNACNVTVAADGREMDKALADNRIDLVILDVMLPGEDGLSLCRRVRTESQVPIIMLTARGEDVDRILGLEMGADDYLPKPFNPRELLARINAVLRRQANALNASAAPNATALSFLGWQMDFRMRELRNPEGARIAMTSAEFDLLRAFVERPGRVLSRDSLLDLTQGRNAGSFERSIDVLVSRIRRKIEADPQDAQLIKTVRSGGYMFTPTVETIGATQPG; encoded by the coding sequence ATGGCAAACCCGTCCCATATCCTGGTCGTGGAAGACGACCGCGAAACCCGCACGCTGATCGCCAAGTATCTGCGTACCAATGCCTGCAACGTCACCGTCGCCGCGGACGGGCGCGAAATGGACAAGGCGCTGGCGGACAACCGGATCGACCTGGTGATCCTCGATGTCATGCTTCCCGGCGAGGATGGCCTCAGCCTGTGCCGGCGGGTGCGTACGGAGTCGCAGGTGCCGATCATCATGCTCACCGCGCGCGGCGAAGATGTCGATCGCATTCTCGGGCTCGAAATGGGCGCCGACGACTATCTGCCAAAGCCGTTCAATCCGCGCGAGCTTCTGGCGCGCATCAATGCAGTGCTGCGGCGACAGGCCAATGCGCTCAATGCGAGCGCGGCGCCGAACGCCACTGCGCTTTCCTTTCTCGGCTGGCAGATGGATTTCCGCATGCGCGAGTTGCGCAATCCCGAAGGCGCGCGCATCGCCATGACCTCGGCCGAGTTCGATCTGCTGCGCGCATTCGTGGAGCGGCCCGGCCGCGTGCTGTCGCGCGACAGCCTGCTCGATCTCACCCAAGGCCGCAATGCCGGCTCGTTCGAGCGCAGCATCGACGTGCTGGTGAGCCGCATCCGCCGCAAGATCGAAGCCGATCCGCAGGATGCGCAGCTGATCAAGACCGTGCGTTCCGGCGGCTATATGTTCACGCCGACCGTGGAGACCATCGGCGCCACCCAGCCGGGCTGA
- a CDS encoding tripartite tricarboxylate transporter permease, translated as MLTGLYDNLALGLTTAVSFNNLLYCIIGVSLGTFIGVIPGFGTLAAMSMLFPITYHLDPTAAVIMLAGIWYGTTYGGSTASILLNLPGTPANAVTCLDGYPMSKQGRAGVALFMTTVASFFGASVGIILMMLLSPVIVTFALQFGPAEYFSMMVLGLVAASVISDGSAIKGIAMVALGLLIGTIGSDIETGAERYSFGISELMDGVSLVALAMGLFGIAEIIGSIRTVETGNIKNISMKSMLPTRDDMRRSWMPMVRGSSIGSFFGILPGTGPTVAAFMAYALEKKIAKDPSRFGKGAIEGIMAPETANNATDQTSFIPTMTLGIPGTAAMALILGVLMVHGIAPGPQLIVDKPDLFWGLVMSFWIGNILLVVLNMPLIGLWVRVLMIPYHILYPTIIMFVCIGVYTVNNSAFDVITVIIFGALGYAMRVCDFPAAPLLLGFVLGPLMEENFRRAMLIGRGNFDIFISRPLSLSLLLITAALLIWGVWEAHRSSVKARPVSTAA; from the coding sequence ATGCTGACCGGACTCTATGACAATCTGGCGCTCGGGCTCACGACCGCGGTCTCGTTCAACAATCTGCTCTACTGCATCATCGGCGTTTCCCTCGGGACCTTCATCGGCGTGATCCCCGGCTTTGGAACGCTCGCCGCGATGTCGATGCTGTTTCCGATCACCTACCATCTTGATCCGACTGCGGCCGTGATCATGCTGGCCGGAATCTGGTACGGCACGACCTATGGCGGCTCGACCGCCTCCATCCTGCTGAATCTGCCCGGCACACCTGCGAATGCGGTCACGTGCCTCGATGGGTACCCAATGTCGAAGCAGGGACGTGCAGGCGTCGCACTGTTCATGACCACCGTGGCGTCATTCTTCGGCGCCAGTGTCGGCATCATACTGATGATGTTGCTATCGCCGGTGATCGTGACCTTTGCTTTGCAGTTCGGTCCTGCCGAATATTTTTCCATGATGGTGCTGGGTCTCGTCGCGGCCTCGGTCATCTCCGATGGCTCCGCCATCAAAGGCATCGCCATGGTTGCGCTCGGATTGTTGATCGGCACGATCGGCAGCGACATCGAAACCGGCGCCGAGCGCTACTCGTTCGGTATCTCCGAACTCATGGATGGCGTCAGCCTGGTCGCATTGGCGATGGGCCTGTTCGGTATTGCCGAGATCATCGGCAGCATCCGCACGGTCGAAACCGGCAACATCAAAAATATCAGTATGAAGTCGATGTTGCCGACGCGCGACGACATGCGCCGCTCATGGATGCCCATGGTCCGCGGCTCGAGCATCGGCTCCTTCTTCGGCATCCTGCCCGGCACCGGCCCGACCGTCGCGGCCTTCATGGCCTATGCGCTGGAAAAGAAGATCGCCAAGGACCCGTCCCGTTTCGGCAAGGGGGCGATCGAAGGCATCATGGCGCCGGAGACGGCCAACAATGCGACGGACCAGACCTCCTTCATTCCGACCATGACGCTGGGTATCCCCGGCACGGCCGCTATGGCGCTCATTCTCGGCGTGCTGATGGTTCACGGGATCGCGCCGGGACCGCAGCTCATCGTCGACAAGCCCGACCTGTTCTGGGGCCTGGTGATGAGCTTCTGGATCGGCAACATCCTGCTCGTGGTTCTCAACATGCCACTGATCGGACTGTGGGTGCGGGTGCTGATGATCCCGTATCACATCCTCTATCCGACGATCATCATGTTCGTTTGCATCGGGGTGTATACGGTCAATAACAGCGCCTTCGACGTCATCACGGTGATTATCTTCGGGGCGCTCGGCTATGCCATGCGCGTCTGTGATTTTCCCGCAGCCCCGCTTCTGCTCGGCTTCGTGCTTGGACCGTTGATGGAGGAGAACTTCCGACGTGCGATGCTGATCGGCCGGGGCAACTTCGATATCTTCATTTCCCGTCCGCTCAGCCTGTCGCTCCTGCTGATCACGGCGGCGTTGCTGATATGGGGCGTCTGGGAAGCGCACCGCAGCAGTGTGAAGGCACGTCCTGTCTCCACGGCCGCCTGA
- a CDS encoding tripartite tricarboxylate transporter TctB family protein, translating to MRTRDYRDICGGGFLVILGACAAFYAMTTLNVGTIMHMGPGMFPAAISFILMALGLAVLLPALFRTGEFPRIDGRPLLMILVSILAFALMIRPFGMVPAIIVQTVLASCADSKLSPLSTVVLASCVAFGAALIFKIGLGIPVAIVNWPW from the coding sequence ATGCGTACGCGAGACTATCGAGATATTTGCGGGGGCGGATTTCTCGTCATTCTGGGGGCTTGCGCCGCATTTTATGCGATGACGACGCTCAACGTCGGCACCATCATGCATATGGGGCCCGGAATGTTCCCGGCGGCGATCAGCTTCATCCTCATGGCGCTTGGGTTAGCGGTGTTGCTGCCAGCTTTGTTCCGCACCGGCGAGTTTCCGCGCATCGACGGACGTCCGCTCCTGATGATCCTCGTATCCATTCTGGCTTTCGCGTTGATGATCCGGCCATTCGGGATGGTGCCCGCCATCATCGTGCAGACCGTGCTCGCAAGCTGCGCCGACAGCAAGCTATCGCCGCTCAGTACCGTCGTGCTCGCCTCATGCGTCGCGTTCGGCGCTGCGTTGATCTTCAAGATCGGGCTGGGAATTCCAGTCGCCATCGTGAACTGGCCTTGGTGA
- a CDS encoding sensor histidine kinase has product MLLPKLDQMRASGDTVDRRYAAGIYLSSVREIALLIGIGLSIIAIFIFDIIVAPDDVSIAFIYTIPIFVSILHRTCNVYMLAALTTALSIAGLVTLPSDAGVSLYVNRAIAILTQWVAAALVTSRRKAEQLLHHNLDVEWQKTQRQRRFLDIVSHEIGTSLTTIDGQAFRLARRSAVIEPAEMSQRSGKIRGAVRHIQSLMQHIQLVSEIENQALRPQRTDVSLAALVKDLVAQARYTYPQAAIEVDTAALSATLSIDAFMISQIIENIVSNAAKYSPPGAPITVVGTATDDAAILVVTDKGRGIPADELEHVFAVYYRAHNSHDVHGTGVGLYVAERFAAAHGGTVVIDSRLGIGTEVTLRLPLSEQGTAP; this is encoded by the coding sequence ATGCTCCTACCGAAGCTGGATCAGATGCGCGCGAGCGGCGACACTGTGGACAGGCGTTATGCTGCCGGGATCTATTTGAGTTCCGTGCGCGAGATCGCGCTGTTGATCGGGATCGGTCTGTCGATCATCGCGATTTTCATTTTCGACATCATCGTTGCGCCTGACGATGTGTCGATCGCATTCATATACACGATCCCCATTTTCGTCTCGATTTTACACCGCACCTGCAATGTCTATATGCTGGCCGCACTCACGACTGCGCTATCGATCGCCGGCCTCGTGACCCTGCCGTCAGACGCGGGCGTGAGCCTTTACGTCAACCGTGCCATCGCCATCCTGACGCAATGGGTCGCGGCGGCACTCGTGACGTCGCGCCGCAAGGCTGAGCAGCTCCTGCATCACAACCTGGATGTCGAATGGCAAAAGACGCAGCGGCAGCGACGGTTCCTCGATATTGTGTCGCATGAGATTGGTACGTCACTGACGACAATCGACGGGCAGGCTTTCCGGCTTGCACGCCGCAGTGCTGTGATCGAACCTGCCGAAATGAGCCAGCGCAGCGGCAAGATTCGTGGAGCGGTGCGCCACATCCAGTCGCTCATGCAGCATATTCAGCTTGTCTCCGAAATTGAAAACCAGGCGCTTCGGCCGCAGCGCACCGATGTTTCGCTCGCTGCGCTGGTCAAGGATCTTGTCGCGCAGGCGCGATATACTTATCCGCAAGCGGCGATCGAGGTGGATACGGCAGCGCTGTCCGCAACATTAAGCATCGACGCATTCATGATCAGCCAGATCATCGAGAACATCGTATCGAATGCTGCAAAATATTCGCCTCCCGGCGCGCCTATCACCGTCGTCGGGACGGCGACTGACGATGCTGCGATACTCGTCGTCACCGACAAGGGCCGCGGCATTCCGGCAGATGAGCTTGAACATGTGTTTGCCGTCTACTACCGCGCGCATAACAGCCACGATGTACACGGCACCGGCGTAGGGCTTTATGTCGCGGAACGGTTTGCGGCAGCGCATGGCGGCACGGTCGTAATCGACAGTCGGCTCGGTATCGGCACCGAGGTTACGCTGCGGCTGCCACTCTCGGAGCAGGGGACTGCCCCGTGA
- a CDS encoding response regulator transcription factor → MISTTILCIEDNPEISELIVEVLEDEGFAVSVVANGADALAALQPPPDLVLCDLDLPGLSGFEILERARGEGILPLTVPFIFITAYAQRSNQLQARGLGCDDFVSKPIDFEMLVPIIRHRLALARVRAPVKPAFALTERESETLTWVARGKSSPAIATILGVTERTVQFHVNNVIQKTGAATRAQAAAQCAILGIIKP, encoded by the coding sequence GTGATCTCTACGACGATCTTGTGCATCGAGGACAATCCCGAAATCAGCGAACTGATCGTCGAAGTTCTCGAAGACGAAGGCTTTGCCGTGTCAGTGGTCGCGAATGGCGCCGATGCGCTGGCGGCCTTGCAGCCGCCTCCCGACCTTGTCCTGTGCGATCTCGATCTGCCGGGCCTTTCCGGCTTCGAAATACTGGAACGCGCGCGCGGAGAGGGCATATTGCCGCTTACGGTGCCGTTTATTTTCATCACTGCCTATGCCCAGCGTTCCAATCAGCTGCAGGCACGCGGGCTTGGCTGCGACGACTTCGTGAGCAAGCCGATCGATTTCGAGATGCTGGTGCCGATCATCCGCCACCGCCTGGCGCTTGCGCGTGTAAGGGCGCCGGTGAAGCCGGCTTTCGCGCTGACCGAACGCGAAAGCGAGACACTTACCTGGGTGGCACGCGGCAAGTCGTCACCCGCGATCGCGACCATTCTGGGCGTGACCGAGCGAACGGTGCAGTTTCACGTGAACAATGTGATTCAGAAAACCGGTGCGGCAACGCGTGCGCAGGCCGCGGCGCAATGCGCCATTTTGGGAATCATCAAGCCATGA
- a CDS encoding PRC-barrel domain-containing protein, whose amino-acid sequence MFRKYMTAGVIGSALLATAAFAQSPSATTSTTAPAAAPATASDTTFNGNWRTSKIVGLSVYNEANESLGSINDLLTDKEGNIKAVVIGVGGFLGVGERLIAVPYDKIKFVNEPVQTSAAASGGARSSSTSSGMTTGAATSGGSAGTAAAPAKPNPWYPDHAVMSGASKDQLKAMPEFKYST is encoded by the coding sequence ATGTTCAGGAAATATATGACGGCTGGTGTTATCGGCTCGGCGCTGCTTGCGACGGCAGCCTTTGCGCAGAGTCCGAGCGCCACGACATCGACGACAGCGCCTGCCGCTGCGCCGGCCACGGCGTCGGACACGACCTTCAACGGCAACTGGCGGACCTCGAAGATCGTCGGCCTCAGCGTCTATAACGAAGCCAATGAGAGTCTCGGTTCGATCAACGATCTCCTCACCGACAAGGAAGGCAACATCAAAGCCGTGGTGATCGGCGTGGGTGGTTTCCTCGGTGTCGGCGAGCGTTTGATCGCAGTGCCGTACGACAAGATCAAGTTCGTGAACGAGCCGGTGCAGACCTCGGCCGCAGCCAGCGGAGGGGCGCGGTCGTCATCGACGTCCAGCGGCATGACCACCGGCGCAGCGACGTCGGGCGGCTCGGCAGGCACCGCTGCAGCGCCAGCCAAGCCGAACCCCTGGTATCCCGATCACGCCGTCATGAGCGGCGCCAGCAAGGATCAGCTCAAGGCGATGCCGGAGTTCAAGTATTCGACCTAA
- a CDS encoding DUF4403 family protein, which translates to MRLKTILIGIALVAMFFVATLKIMDYVAPRASGPAPTLVELPPLPPSPPRSSIIVAPVAVALTAIRDVAERGAPRNFSGTAANPAQQVLQNADIKWSAARGPIAATGAQDTLTLSTPLNGTLNVSGELSSNVREALGGALGNLLGGNVAKQIGNINIKNVNANAEIRGSVVVASQPRLTPNWRIDPNLSAQVTLGDTNASVGGVRVNVPAQVKPMIDNAVNEQIAAVQQRLREDPTFEQNARREWAKLCRSVPLQGASSVQNLYLELKPTRAVAAQPRIDGSNITLTLGVEAETRVTGTQTTPTCPFPATLAIVPAGPGKLNIGVPIDMPFVELNKIIEAQLAGKTFPEDGSGAVSVTVKKATVRASGDRLLISLLVNAKEKSSWFGLGGEATIHVWGKPALDQANQIMRFTDLELAVESEAAFGLLGAAARAAMPLLESTLAEHAVIDLKPFATNAQRKITSVLADFQKNEDGLRVGADITALRLGGIAFDSKTLRVIAEAEGAINVTVTKLPNL; encoded by the coding sequence ATGCGACTGAAGACCATTTTGATCGGCATTGCGCTGGTCGCCATGTTTTTCGTAGCCACGCTCAAGATCATGGATTATGTGGCGCCCCGCGCCAGCGGTCCCGCCCCGACGCTGGTCGAGTTGCCACCGTTGCCGCCCTCGCCGCCACGCAGCTCCATCATCGTTGCGCCGGTCGCCGTGGCGCTGACGGCGATCCGCGATGTCGCCGAACGCGGTGCACCGCGAAACTTTTCCGGCACCGCCGCCAATCCTGCGCAGCAGGTCTTGCAGAACGCCGACATCAAATGGAGCGCCGCGCGCGGACCGATCGCGGCCACCGGCGCGCAGGACACGCTGACCCTGTCCACCCCGCTCAACGGCACGCTGAATGTGAGCGGGGAACTGTCGTCGAACGTGCGTGAGGCGCTCGGCGGCGCACTCGGCAACCTGCTCGGCGGCAACGTCGCCAAGCAGATCGGCAATATCAACATCAAGAACGTCAACGCCAATGCCGAGATCCGCGGCAGTGTCGTGGTGGCGTCGCAGCCGCGGCTGACGCCGAACTGGCGCATCGATCCCAATCTGTCGGCGCAGGTCACCCTCGGCGACACCAATGCGTCGGTCGGCGGCGTACGCGTCAACGTGCCGGCGCAGGTCAAGCCGATGATCGACAATGCGGTCAACGAGCAGATCGCCGCCGTGCAGCAGCGGCTGCGCGAGGATCCGACGTTCGAGCAGAACGCGCGGCGCGAATGGGCCAAACTGTGCCGTTCGGTGCCGCTGCAGGGCGCAAGCTCGGTGCAGAACCTGTATCTGGAACTCAAGCCGACGCGTGCCGTCGCCGCGCAGCCACGCATCGACGGCAGCAATATCACGCTGACCCTCGGCGTCGAGGCGGAGACGCGCGTCACCGGAACGCAGACGACACCGACCTGTCCGTTCCCGGCGACGCTGGCCATCGTCCCGGCTGGGCCAGGCAAACTCAATATCGGCGTGCCCATCGACATGCCGTTTGTCGAACTCAACAAGATCATCGAGGCACAGCTGGCCGGGAAGACGTTTCCCGAAGACGGTTCGGGGGCAGTGTCCGTCACCGTCAAGAAGGCGACGGTACGTGCCTCAGGCGACCGGCTGCTGATCTCACTGCTGGTCAATGCCAAGGAAAAGTCGAGCTGGTTCGGCCTCGGCGGCGAAGCTACCATCCACGTCTGGGGCAAGCCCGCGCTCGATCAGGCCAACCAGATCATGCGCTTCACCGATCTCGAACTGGCGGTGGAATCCGAAGCCGCTTTCGGCCTGCTGGGCGCTGCGGCGCGCGCGGCGATGCCGTTGCTCGAGAGCACGCTGGCAGAGCATGCCGTGATCGATCTGAAGCCGTTCGCGACCAACGCCCAGCGTAAGATCACAAGCGTGCTCGCCGATTTCCAGAAGAACGAGGACGGACTGAGGGTCGGCGCAGATATCACCGCCCTCCGGCTCGGCGGCATCGCCTTCGATTCGAAGACGTTGCGTGTGATCGCTGAGGCGGAAGGTGCGATCAATGTGACGGTAACGAAGCTGCCGAATCTCTAG
- a CDS encoding extensin family protein, whose translation MTRGVRLYLVGSFVLVSLAGCGRGLFQTEQREPWRAEAEVACLKSGAVRESAGLVRIEPISGPGVCGAEFPLKVAALGESSSTIGFADETLRPPGAIAGGPSRWPVQQSPSQPMVRATSQYPNSYPQSAPPPQQPYGSGYNGNYANAPASNGPISLNAPGVHEAEDDINLPAEGSPEQSMQQAMPRNPPPQTRAPYGRYSSGPALTQPQQDYAQPRLGPGAGNVTGSAGPVELKPTATLACPIVSQLDKWLAEVVQPAAMRWFGQRVVSIRQISAYSCRGMNGNSRAHISEHAFGNALDIAAFTFADGRNMSVKNGWKGLPEEQGFLRDVQGGACQYFTTVLAPGSNIYHYDHIHVDLMRRPKRPSICKPAAVSGEEIASRAMSRSYAGRGDDGPTGSIKKSANRNSRTTPDDEDFYENE comes from the coding sequence ATGACGCGCGGAGTTCGTTTGTATCTCGTCGGCTCCTTCGTCCTTGTCTCTCTGGCAGGTTGCGGGCGTGGTTTGTTTCAAACCGAGCAGCGCGAGCCCTGGCGAGCCGAGGCCGAAGTCGCATGTCTGAAGTCGGGCGCCGTGCGCGAGAGCGCTGGCTTGGTCCGCATCGAGCCGATCTCCGGTCCGGGCGTCTGCGGCGCAGAATTCCCGCTGAAAGTCGCCGCGCTCGGCGAATCCAGCAGCACGATAGGTTTCGCGGATGAGACGCTGCGGCCGCCAGGGGCGATCGCGGGCGGTCCGTCGCGCTGGCCGGTGCAACAATCGCCGTCGCAGCCGATGGTGCGTGCGACCAGCCAGTATCCGAACTCCTATCCGCAATCGGCTCCGCCGCCGCAGCAACCGTATGGCAGCGGCTATAACGGCAACTATGCCAATGCGCCCGCGAGTAACGGACCGATCTCTCTGAACGCACCCGGCGTTCATGAGGCCGAAGACGATATCAACCTGCCTGCCGAAGGCTCGCCAGAGCAAAGCATGCAGCAGGCGATGCCGCGCAATCCGCCGCCGCAAACGCGCGCGCCTTACGGTCGCTATAGCTCCGGCCCTGCATTGACCCAGCCGCAGCAAGACTACGCACAGCCGCGTCTCGGACCAGGCGCAGGCAATGTTACCGGTTCGGCTGGTCCGGTCGAGCTGAAGCCGACGGCGACTCTCGCTTGTCCGATCGTATCGCAGCTCGACAAGTGGCTCGCAGAAGTCGTGCAGCCCGCGGCGATGCGCTGGTTTGGCCAGCGCGTGGTGTCGATCCGCCAGATTTCCGCCTATTCATGCCGTGGCATGAACGGCAATTCGCGTGCGCATATTTCCGAACACGCTTTCGGCAATGCGCTGGATATTGCAGCCTTTACTTTCGCCGACGGCCGCAACATGTCGGTCAAGAACGGCTGGAAGGGGCTGCCGGAAGAGCAGGGCTTTTTGCGCGACGTGCAGGGTGGTGCCTGCCAGTATTTTACGACCGTGCTGGCGCCGGGCTCCAACATCTATCACTACGATCATATCCATGTGGATCTGATGCGTCGGCCGAAGCGCCCGTCGATCTGCAAGCCGGCGGCGGTGTCGGGCGAAGAGATTGCGTCGCGCGCGATGAGCCGCAGTTACGCCGGCCGTGGTGATGACGGTCCGACCGGTTCGATCAAAAAGTCGGCCAACAGAAACAGCCGCACGACGCCGGATGACGAGGATTTCTACGAGAACGAATAA